TGCCCAGCGCCGCCGCAGTACTCGTGGCGGTGGCCGAGGATGTGCCCGACCTCGTGGTTCACCAGGTACTGGCGGTAGCCGACCTTGTCGCCACCCCATGACTGGGAGCCTTCGACCCAGCGCAGGTAGTTGAGCACGGCATGGCCCTTGATGCCGCAAGACACCTTGCCGACGGTCTCGAGCGGCGCGCACATCTCGTCGACCAGGTCGGGCGAGGCGAGCACCACCCGCAGGTCCGCGTCGCCGTCTGTGCGGGCGAACGTGATCGATCCGTCGGCGCCCCAGCCGCGCGGGTCGTTGAGCGTGCTCATGACGGTGTGCGCGAACAGCCCGAGGTCGACGTCAAGGCCTGCCTCGACCTCGATGCGAATGGTGCGGACCTGGCCGGGCCCCGGCGCCGGCTGGGCTCCCGGGACGACGACCAGGGCCCCACCAGCCGCGCGGGGCACGTCGAGGGAGAGCAGCCCGGCCGCCACGTCGCTCTCCGCCAGTCCCGAGCCAGGGGCCGGCAGCTCCGCGGCGCCGTCGCCGAGCAGCACCTCGGCGGGAGGGTCGTCGATCTCGGCCGATGCCCCCTGCGCGGGGTCGGACGGCAGCTCGGCGCGGTCCGCGCTGCGCGACGCGGACTCGGAGCGCACCAGGTCGGCCCAATCGACGGACGGCTCGGCGAGCGGTGGCTGCTGCGGAGGGCGGAGCCTCTCGAGCCCGCCAGCGGGCCCGAGCCAGCCGCCCGCGCCGCCCAGCGCCACCGCGACGGCGACGGTCGTGAGCACGGCGCGCCGGCGCCGCCGCCTCGCGCGCGCAGCGGCGCGGCGGGTCCCTGCCCGGGTCGTCCCGGACTCCTCGAGCGCGGCCATCGGCACATCTTCGCACCTTGGCGGAGGCGCCGTGGCTACGATCACAGAGTGAAGGACGCCACGGCTGGAAAGCCCCGGAATCCCCGGATGCCCCGCGACGCGCGGCGCGCCCAGGTCCTGCGCATCGCCCAGGGCCTGTTCGCGACCGAGGGCTACCACCACGTCTCCATGGACGACATCGCCGACCATGCCGAGGTCAGCAAACCCGTCCTCTACCGGCACTTCCCCTCGAAGCTCGAGCTGTACCTCGCGGTGGTCGACCAGCGCGGCGCCGAGCTGCTCTCCGCGGTTGAGGCCGCGGTCGCGCCCGTCGTGAGCGGGCCGGTGCGCCCTGGCGAGGGCCGCGACGTGGTCTGCGCCATCGTGAGCTCGTACGTCGACTTCGTCGAGATCGCGGGAGAGTCCTCCTCGCTCCTCTTCGAGTCCGACGTGACCCGCGACGCCGGTGTGCGGGAGCACGTGGAGCGGGTCACGTCCGAGGCGGCCCGTCGGATCGCGGAGGTGCTCGTCGACGTCACCGGCCTGCCGGGGCCGAGCGCCGCGATGCTGGCGGCCTCGATGACCGCCATGGCCCAGGTCGCCGCGACCCACCGGTTCCGATCCCCAGACGGCCCCGGGCCCGCCGAGGCGGCCGACCTGGTGGCGCGACTCGCCTGGGGCGGGGTCGCCGGGCTGGTCCGGGACGACTTCGAGTACGACGACCGACCTAGGATGGTGAGCGGTCCCTCTGCCTGACCTGCCAGGGCACATGATCAGGACCGACCAGAGCTGCGAGGAGACGTTGTCAGTGGACATCACGATCGGTGTACAGAACCAGACGCGCGAGCTGGTGCTCGAGTCCGACCAGAGCGCCGACGAGGTCGCCTCGCTCGTCGCGGAGGCGCTCGCCGGCAAGCCGGCGCTCGAGCTCCTCGACTCGCGCGGCCGTCGCCTCATCATCCCGACGTCGTCGATCGGGTACGTGGAGATCGGCTCGGAGGCCAAGGGCCGGGTCGGCTTCGGCACCATCTGAGCCGGGGGCGTCCCACCGAGGACGCTCCCGCAGGACGAGGGACGGGCGCGGAGCCCGCCGGCGGGGCGAACCCGCACGGCGGCGCCGCGCCCGTTCTCGTCAGGCGGTGAGTCCCAGGCGGCCCATCCGCCGGGTGTGCTGGGCCGTGAGCTCGCCGAACAACTTGGCCGGGGCGCCCTCCTGGGCCGCGCCACGGTCGACCAGGCGCACCAGCCCTGGACGGGACACGAGCAGCGCCTGCACCACGCCGAGCGACTCGCCGACGAGCCGCCGTCCCCACAGCGCGAGCCGCGAGACCAGCACGGCGTCGCCCGAGCCGGCGGCGCCCAGCGCGGCCACGGTGAGGTCCCCGCGCTCGGAGTCGCCCAGCACCTCGAGGACCAGGTCGCGGGACTGCTCGTCGAGCCCTGCGGCGGCGATGCGGCAGAAGTCCTCGGCCACGCCGTAGCCGACGTAGTTGGTCAGCAGCCGCTCCCACCAGGAGCCGGGCTGGGTGCGCGCGTCGAAGTCGTCCAGCACGTGCTCGAACTCCGCGACCGCCGAGACCGGGTCGCCGCCCAGCTCGGCGATGCGGCTCAGCACCCGGTCGCGCCGCTCCACGGAGGCGGCCGCGAACCGGCTGAGCTCGAGGCGCTGCTCGAGCGTGGGGGCCTGCGCGGAGTCGGCGGCCAACCGGGTGAACGAGAGCAACTCGAGCTGGGCGACCAGGCCCAGCAGCTCGATCGTGTCCGCGCCGGACTCGACCTGAGGGGTGTCCGTGCGCAGCGTCGGAGTCATCGGAGGATCCTATCTCCGCGCGGAGCGCCGTCCGATAGGATGGCCCCGTACATCGGTTGCCCGGTCGTCT
The sequence above is a segment of the Cellulomonas chengniuliangii genome. Coding sequences within it:
- a CDS encoding DUF3152 domain-containing protein; protein product: MAALEESGTTRAGTRRAAARARRRRRRAVLTTVAVAVALGGAGGWLGPAGGLERLRPPQQPPLAEPSVDWADLVRSESASRSADRAELPSDPAQGASAEIDDPPAEVLLGDGAAELPAPGSGLAESDVAAGLLSLDVPRAAGGALVVVPGAQPAPGPGQVRTIRIEVEAGLDVDLGLFAHTVMSTLNDPRGWGADGSITFARTDGDADLRVVLASPDLVDEMCAPLETVGKVSCGIKGHAVLNYLRWVEGSQSWGGDKVGYRQYLVNHEVGHILGHRHEYCGGAGQVAPLMQQQTGPMSPCLPNPWPANDV
- a CDS encoding TetR/AcrR family transcriptional regulator, coding for MPRDARRAQVLRIAQGLFATEGYHHVSMDDIADHAEVSKPVLYRHFPSKLELYLAVVDQRGAELLSAVEAAVAPVVSGPVRPGEGRDVVCAIVSSYVDFVEIAGESSSLLFESDVTRDAGVREHVERVTSEAARRIAEVLVDVTGLPGPSAAMLAASMTAMAQVAATHRFRSPDGPGPAEAADLVARLAWGGVAGLVRDDFEYDDRPRMVSGPSA
- a CDS encoding DUF3107 domain-containing protein, coding for MDITIGVQNQTRELVLESDQSADEVASLVAEALAGKPALELLDSRGRRLIIPTSSIGYVEIGSEAKGRVGFGTI
- a CDS encoding ferritin-like fold-containing protein, yielding MTPTLRTDTPQVESGADTIELLGLVAQLELLSFTRLAADSAQAPTLEQRLELSRFAAASVERRDRVLSRIAELGGDPVSAVAEFEHVLDDFDARTQPGSWWERLLTNYVGYGVAEDFCRIAAAGLDEQSRDLVLEVLGDSERGDLTVAALGAAGSGDAVLVSRLALWGRRLVGESLGVVQALLVSRPGLVRLVDRGAAQEGAPAKLFGELTAQHTRRMGRLGLTA